Proteins encoded within one genomic window of Triticum aestivum cultivar Chinese Spring chromosome 2D, IWGSC CS RefSeq v2.1, whole genome shotgun sequence:
- the LOC123049673 gene encoding ribonuclease TUDOR 1, which produces MAASTGASGWLRGKVKAVTSGDCLLIMGSTKAEIPPEKSITLSYLMAPRLARRGGVDEPFAWESREYLRKLCVGKEVTFRVDYTAPNIGREFGTVYLGDKNVAYLVVAAGWARVKEQGPKGGEPLPNVSELLRLEEVAKQQGLGRWSKEPGAAEDSIRDLPPSAIGELSGFDAKGFAVAN; this is translated from the exons ATGGCAGCAAGCACAGGGGCTTCAGGATGGCTAAGGGGCAAGGTGAAGGCTGTGACATCTGGAGACTGCCTTCTCATCATGGGGAGCACAAAGGCAGAGATTCCACCAGAGAAGTCCATCACTCTGTCATACCTAATGGCCCCAAGGCTG GCTCGTCGTGGTGGAGTGGATGAGCCATTTGCTTGGGAAAGCAGGGAGTATCTGAGGAAACTCTGCGTAGGAAAG GAGGTCACATTTAGAGTGGATTACACTGCTCCTAACATCGGACGAGAATTTGGCACTGTCTACCTTGGCGACAAGAACGTTGCCTACTTGGTGGTTGCTGCAGGATGGGCAAGG GTGAAGGAGCAAGGCCCCAAGGGGGGTGAACCACTCCCAAATGTCTCTGAGCTTCTGAGGTTGGAGGAAGTTGCTAAGCAACAGGGTTTAGGCCGTTGGAGCAAG GAACCTGGTGCTGCTGAAGATTCGATAAGAGATCTTCCACCATCAGCAATTGGCGAACTAAGTGGTTTTGATGCAAAGGGTTTTGCAGTTGCAAATTAA